The Actinomyces sp. oral taxon 414 genome has a segment encoding these proteins:
- a CDS encoding Hint domain-containing protein, giving the protein MGAGVGAVSSVGRNACFPAGTPVLMADGTTRPIEDVAVGDHVACTDPDTGQPTTSTVTRTFTHEHTPTIRIRTSNGDLETTPAHPLYVHGKGFTPAGHIQSGDHLRDNHGHPITVHTVTATGQAPTVHNIEVNNTHTYHTTTTTGTHILAHNGCTVENPRDLATPTDIDQGTWRGLNAEQQLDAARRELFNAAATEPRRTSTMVATYTETHPPVLGRPGNLHNGEHFCAETSGSNYLTKIGGAAPSDVRYTEAVRPRYVRNIANGKPTKDPYVRVCVNCQDLYDEDMFPPKVPRDEGGRWSMQNGN; this is encoded by the coding sequence ATGGGAGCCGGCGTCGGAGCCGTCTCCTCAGTGGGCCGTAACGCCTGCTTCCCCGCCGGCACACCCGTCCTCATGGCCGACGGCACCACCAGGCCCATCGAGGACGTGGCCGTCGGCGACCACGTCGCCTGCACCGACCCCGACACCGGCCAACCCACCACCTCCACGGTCACCAGGACCTTCACCCACGAGCACACACCCACCATCCGGATCCGCACCAGCAACGGCGACCTGGAGACCACGCCAGCCCACCCCCTGTACGTCCACGGCAAGGGCTTCACCCCCGCCGGACACATCCAATCCGGCGACCACCTGCGCGACAACCACGGGCACCCCATCACCGTCCACACCGTTACCGCCACCGGCCAGGCCCCCACCGTCCACAATATCGAGGTCAACAACACCCACACCTACCACACCACCACAACCACCGGCACCCACATCCTGGCCCACAACGGATGCACCGTCGAGAACCCAAGGGACCTGGCCACACCCACAGACATCGACCAGGGCACGTGGCGAGGCCTCAACGCGGAACAGCAACTTGACGCGGCACGCAGAGAGCTTTTCAATGCAGCCGCAACCGAGCCGAGGAGGACCTCAACCATGGTCGCCACTTACACTGAGACCCACCCACCCGTCCTCGGCAGACCCGGAAATCTTCATAATGGAGAACACTTCTGCGCAGAAACAAGTGGAAGCAATTACCTTACGAAGATTGGAGGCGCAGCCCCCAGCGACGTAAGGTACACGGAAGCAGTAAGGCCTCGGTACGTGCGGAACATTGCGAACGGAAAACCAACAAAGGACCCTTACGTTCGAGTGTGCGTCAATTGTCAAGATTTGTATGACGAAGATATGTTTCCCCCGAAGGTTCCTCGCGACGAAGGCGGAAGATGGAGTATGCAGAATGGGAATTAA
- a CDS encoding IS630 family transposase: MIAVMEAVVVEEHEWSALQVHKAESPYKLMRRKSEAILMLSEGIGVDVVARLVERATRTVMEWARDWRRDRLSSICTGHVGNNNASKISQEQEKEILKALSRPPSEQGIAAEFWNIHDLAGWMHERFGIEYASESSYRSLLHMAGLSFHLPEEVDQRRADETQVEARMAKIHAKIAKIKGKKQDGQDGQEEDEGQRGSEKNECENEKTDDAEKGDAEKGDAEKGDEDVIVVSADEVRIEHEAITRRAWCKKGARTRIRVDRKRQSQSYIGFLHEADGSVDLMRLDWQNTSNIVKALTDLTLKYPDKTIVVVWDNAGWHKSKKLREYLGKGNILERIHLINLPPYSPNKNPIERVWGEGKKSISNRQRAHFEDTRNAFETFIRSNKFPYRLTK, from the coding sequence ATGATTGCGGTTATGGAAGCGGTAGTGGTCGAGGAGCATGAGTGGTCGGCTCTTCAAGTGCACAAGGCGGAATCCCCGTATAAGCTGATGAGGCGCAAGTCGGAGGCGATTCTCATGCTGTCGGAGGGAATTGGCGTCGATGTCGTGGCGCGGCTGGTGGAGCGCGCCACCAGGACGGTCATGGAGTGGGCGAGGGATTGGAGGAGGGATCGGTTGTCGTCCATTTGCACCGGGCATGTCGGCAACAACAACGCCTCCAAGATCTCCCAGGAACAGGAGAAGGAGATCCTGAAGGCGCTGTCGCGCCCCCCGTCGGAGCAGGGCATTGCGGCGGAGTTCTGGAATATTCACGATCTGGCGGGCTGGATGCACGAGCGCTTCGGCATCGAGTACGCCTCCGAATCCTCCTACCGTTCTTTGCTCCACATGGCGGGGTTGTCCTTCCACCTGCCCGAGGAGGTGGACCAGCGCCGCGCCGACGAGACCCAGGTCGAGGCCCGCATGGCGAAGATCCACGCCAAGATCGCCAAGATCAAGGGGAAGAAGCAGGACGGGCAGGACGGGCAGGAGGAGGACGAGGGGCAGCGGGGGAGTGAGAAGAATGAGTGCGAGAACGAGAAGACGGACGATGCGGAGAAGGGAGATGCGGAGAAGGGAGATGCGGAGAAGGGGGATGAGGATGTCATCGTGGTGTCCGCGGACGAGGTGAGGATCGAGCACGAGGCCATTACTCGCAGGGCCTGGTGCAAGAAGGGCGCCAGGACCAGGATCAGGGTCGATCGGAAACGGCAGTCCCAGAGCTATATCGGATTCCTCCACGAGGCGGACGGGAGCGTGGACCTCATGCGACTGGACTGGCAGAACACCTCCAACATCGTGAAGGCCCTGACCGATCTGACCCTGAAGTACCCGGACAAGACGATCGTCGTGGTGTGGGACAACGCCGGATGGCACAAGTCGAAGAAACTGAGGGAGTACCTGGGGAAGGGCAACATCCTGGAGAGGATCCATCTCATCAACCTGCCGCCCTACAGCCCCAATAAGAACCCCATCGAACGCGTCTGGGGAGAAGGCAAGAAATCCATCAGCAACCGACAGCGCGCCCACTTCGAGGACACCCGCAACGCATTCGAGACCTTCATCAGGAGCAACAAATTCCCATACCGCCTCACAAAATGA
- the rpmF gene encoding 50S ribosomal protein L32: MAVPKRRMSRSNTRNRRAQWKAKLVQLNTVRVNGREITVPRRLVKAYKTGLLEH, encoded by the coding sequence ATGGCAGTGCCGAAGCGGAGGATGTCCCGCAGCAACACCCGCAACCGCCGCGCGCAGTGGAAGGCGAAGCTCGTCCAGCTCAACACCGTCCGCGTCAACGGTCGCGAGATCACGGTGCCCCGCCGCCTGGTCAAGGCCTACAAGACCGGACTCCTGGAGCACTGA
- a CDS encoding YigZ family protein, protein MSDDAGTLTLARTMQPETDLEVKRSHFLGRAARTRTQEEARAFIASVRTAHPTARYHCSAFIVTVPGGRPIERSNDDGEPPGTAGQPILEVLRGTRLVEATVVVTRYFGGTLLGTGGLVRAYGEAAARAIKAAARVRLVTRHLWEVRVGVAEAGWLEAELRGAGGAAGPAGADLAVEETVWGATHAVLTVSTAGPDPTGLVQLLASLTRGRTAPEPAGSRVVERPV, encoded by the coding sequence ATGTCCGACGACGCAGGCACCCTCACCCTCGCCCGCACGATGCAGCCGGAGACGGATCTGGAGGTCAAGCGCTCGCACTTCCTGGGCCGCGCCGCCCGCACGCGGACGCAGGAGGAGGCCCGCGCCTTCATCGCCTCGGTCCGCACGGCCCATCCGACGGCGCGATACCACTGCTCCGCCTTCATCGTGACCGTGCCCGGCGGCCGGCCGATCGAGCGCTCCAACGACGACGGCGAGCCCCCGGGCACGGCCGGCCAGCCGATCCTGGAGGTCCTGCGCGGGACGAGGCTGGTGGAGGCGACCGTCGTCGTCACCCGGTACTTCGGAGGCACCCTGCTGGGAACGGGCGGGCTCGTGCGGGCCTACGGCGAGGCGGCGGCGCGGGCGATCAAGGCGGCCGCCCGGGTGCGGCTGGTCACTCGTCACCTGTGGGAGGTGCGCGTGGGCGTGGCCGAGGCCGGGTGGCTCGAGGCGGAGTTGCGGGGCGCCGGCGGCGCGGCGGGGCCGGCCGGCGCGGACCTCGCCGTCGAGGAGACGGTCTGGGGCGCCACCCACGCCGTGCTGACCGTGTCGACCGCGGGTCCCGACCCGACCGGCCTGGTGCAGCTCCTGGCCTCCCTCACCCGGGGGCGGACGGCGCCCGAACCCGCGGGCAGCCGCGTCGTCGAACGCCCCGTGTAG
- the cysK gene encoding cysteine synthase A, with translation MTYLSNITEAIGRTPLVKINRVVSGPATVLAKVEAFEPAGSVKDRIALSIVRAAEAAGALKPGGTIIEATSGNTGVGLAMVGAALGYRVIITMPETMSKERRAIMRAFGAELVLTTEGGVAGAVKRAEEIQAATPNSILASQFTNPANPAIHRQTTAREFLEQAGDFDAFVVGIGTGGTLTGVGQVLREQRPGIKIFGVEPTESPLLSEGRAAPHKIQGLGPNVVPEVLDQGIWDELLHIPSDDAIAYARRAAREEGLLVGISSGAALAAADLLSQRPEFAGKTIVTLLPDTGERYLSTPLYSEYLN, from the coding sequence ATGACTTACCTGTCCAATATCACCGAAGCCATCGGCCGCACCCCGCTGGTCAAGATCAACCGCGTCGTCTCGGGACCGGCCACCGTCCTGGCCAAGGTCGAGGCCTTCGAGCCGGCCGGCAGCGTCAAGGACCGCATCGCCCTGTCGATCGTGCGCGCGGCCGAGGCCGCCGGCGCCCTCAAGCCGGGCGGCACGATCATCGAGGCCACCTCCGGCAACACCGGCGTCGGCCTGGCCATGGTCGGCGCCGCCCTGGGCTACCGGGTCATCATCACGATGCCCGAGACCATGTCCAAGGAGCGCCGGGCGATCATGCGGGCCTTCGGCGCCGAGCTGGTGCTGACCACGGAGGGCGGCGTGGCCGGGGCCGTCAAGCGCGCCGAGGAGATCCAGGCGGCCACGCCCAACTCGATCCTCGCCTCGCAGTTCACCAACCCCGCCAACCCGGCGATCCACCGCCAGACCACGGCGCGCGAGTTCCTGGAGCAGGCCGGCGACTTCGACGCCTTCGTCGTGGGCATCGGCACCGGCGGCACCCTGACCGGCGTGGGCCAGGTCCTGCGCGAGCAGCGCCCCGGGATCAAGATCTTCGGCGTCGAGCCCACCGAGTCCCCGCTGCTGAGCGAGGGCCGGGCCGCGCCGCACAAGATCCAGGGGCTCGGCCCCAATGTCGTCCCCGAGGTCCTCGACCAGGGGATCTGGGACGAGCTGCTCCACATCCCCTCCGACGACGCCATCGCCTACGCCCGGCGCGCCGCCCGCGAGGAGGGGCTGCTGGTGGGCATCTCCTCGGGCGCCGCCCTGGCCGCCGCCGACCTGCTCTCCCAGCGCCCCGAGTTCGCCGGGAAGACGATCGTGACGCTCCTGCCCGACACGGGCGAACGCTACCTGTCGACCCCCCTGTACTCCGAGTACCTCAACTGA
- the cysE gene encoding serine O-acetyltransferase, giving the protein MHHSHRSLIDLAREDLAAARRRDPAARSSLEVALLYPGVHALWAHRAAHRLWHTGHKFAARALAQAARAATGIEIHPAAKIGRRFFIDHGMGVVIGETAEVGDDVLMFHGVTLGGVSMNPGKRHPTIGNNVQIGAGAKVLGPVTVEDNAKIGANAVLVKNLPADHVGVGVPARVRDPRTDPELMMDPTIYI; this is encoded by the coding sequence ATGCATCACTCTCACCGGTCCCTCATCGACCTGGCCCGGGAGGACCTGGCCGCCGCCCGACGCCGGGACCCGGCCGCCCGCTCGAGCCTGGAGGTCGCGCTGCTCTACCCGGGCGTGCACGCGCTGTGGGCCCACCGGGCCGCGCACCGCCTGTGGCACACGGGGCACAAGTTCGCCGCCCGGGCGCTGGCCCAGGCCGCCCGCGCGGCAACGGGCATCGAGATCCATCCGGCCGCCAAGATCGGCAGGCGCTTCTTCATCGACCACGGCATGGGCGTAGTCATCGGCGAAACCGCCGAAGTGGGCGACGACGTCCTCATGTTCCACGGCGTCACCCTGGGCGGGGTGTCGATGAACCCGGGCAAGCGCCACCCCACGATCGGCAACAATGTGCAGATCGGGGCCGGGGCGAAGGTCCTGGGCCCGGTCACGGTGGAGGACAACGCCAAGATCGGCGCGAACGCCGTGCTGGTCAAGAACCTGCCGGCGGACCACGTCGGCGTCGGCGTGCCGGCCCGCGTGCGCGACCCGCGCACGGACCCCGAGCTCATGATGGACCCGACGATCTACATCTGA
- the ligA gene encoding NAD-dependent DNA ligase LigA codes for MREDGPVSSNQQPAPDLISVPAAARRRWADLVRVIERARDAYYNAVDAQSPMSDAEYDRLYRELEELEADHPALSLPSSPTRSVGGRPVTDFAPAPHHERMYSLRDVFSLEEVEEWAARMAEETGTPDDELPMTAEVKIDGLAIALTYEDGVLTRAATRGDGVTGEDVTGNVRTIASVPLVLSGDSHPELLEVRGEVYFPVGAFQDFNEARRTANVEREAAGRALLQVFANPRNAAAGSLRQKNPAVTATRPLAFIAHGIGAIVPAPGEELPERLHEWYGLLEHWGLPVSPYSAVVHGRAEREAFIARYAERRHDLIHEIDGIVFKLDSILLQAELGHTSRVPRWAAAYKYPPEEVRTRLLDIDVQVGRTGRVTPFGIMEPVFVSGSTVARATLHNATEVARKGVLIGDTVVLRKAGDVIPEIVAPVVEARDGSERRFVMPEVCPSCGTRLAPAKEGDVDLRCPNARSCPAQLTERVAHIGSRGALDVEGLGEEAAAALTQPDAGREDALAAVASGRVLRTERGDLRLDDSQRRALHAAELLDAARALAAGAGLAEQAPVLTGEAGLFELGVEDLREVMVYRPVASRGRPTGDWRLARFFWSKQSYGRDGEVKRAAAPGKNATAMLAQLDAAKGRPLWRVLVALSVRHVGPTAARALATRFGSLEALRGASEEELSGVDGVGPTIAAAWREWLEVDWHREILDRWAACGVRTADEADGERVERTLEGLTVVVTGTLERFTRDRAKEAIVSRGGRAAGSVSKRTSFVVVGENAGSKETRARELGLPILDEEGFERLLAGGPDAVAPAEAEDAEQPAPAAQKA; via the coding sequence ATGAGGGAGGATGGGCCCGTGAGCAGCAACCAGCAGCCGGCCCCCGACCTCATCTCCGTCCCCGCCGCCGCCCGCCGGCGGTGGGCGGACCTGGTCCGGGTCATTGAGCGCGCCCGCGACGCCTACTACAACGCCGTCGACGCCCAGTCGCCCATGTCCGACGCCGAGTACGACCGGCTCTACCGCGAGCTGGAGGAACTCGAGGCCGACCACCCCGCCCTGTCGCTGCCCTCCTCGCCCACGCGCAGCGTCGGCGGCAGGCCCGTCACCGACTTCGCCCCCGCGCCCCACCACGAGCGCATGTACTCCCTCCGAGACGTCTTCAGCCTGGAGGAGGTCGAGGAGTGGGCGGCGCGCATGGCCGAGGAGACGGGCACGCCCGACGACGAGCTGCCCATGACCGCCGAGGTCAAGATCGACGGCCTGGCCATCGCCCTGACCTACGAGGACGGCGTGCTCACCCGGGCCGCCACCCGCGGCGACGGCGTCACCGGCGAGGACGTGACCGGCAATGTGAGGACCATCGCCTCCGTGCCGCTGGTCCTGTCCGGCGACTCCCACCCGGAGCTGCTGGAGGTGCGCGGCGAGGTCTACTTCCCCGTCGGGGCCTTCCAGGACTTCAACGAGGCCCGCCGTACCGCCAATGTGGAGCGGGAGGCGGCGGGCCGGGCGCTGCTGCAGGTCTTCGCCAACCCCCGCAACGCCGCCGCCGGGTCCCTGCGCCAGAAGAACCCCGCCGTCACCGCCACCCGCCCCCTGGCCTTCATCGCCCACGGCATCGGGGCGATCGTCCCGGCGCCGGGGGAGGAGCTGCCGGAGCGGCTCCACGAGTGGTACGGCCTGCTGGAGCACTGGGGCCTGCCCGTGTCCCCCTACAGCGCCGTCGTGCACGGCCGGGCCGAGCGGGAGGCCTTCATCGCCCGCTACGCCGAGCGCCGCCACGACCTCATCCACGAGATCGACGGCATTGTCTTCAAGCTCGACTCGATCCTCCTGCAGGCCGAGCTCGGCCACACCTCCCGCGTGCCCCGGTGGGCGGCCGCCTACAAGTACCCGCCCGAGGAGGTCCGCACCCGCCTGCTGGACATCGACGTCCAGGTGGGGCGCACCGGCCGGGTGACGCCCTTCGGGATTATGGAGCCGGTGTTCGTGTCCGGCTCCACGGTGGCCCGCGCCACCCTCCACAACGCCACCGAGGTCGCCCGCAAGGGCGTGCTCATCGGGGACACGGTCGTGCTGCGCAAGGCCGGCGACGTCATCCCCGAGATCGTCGCCCCAGTGGTCGAGGCCCGCGACGGCTCCGAGCGCCGCTTCGTCATGCCCGAGGTGTGCCCCTCGTGCGGCACCCGGCTCGCCCCCGCCAAGGAGGGCGACGTCGACCTGCGCTGCCCCAATGCGCGCTCGTGCCCCGCCCAGTTGACCGAGCGGGTCGCCCACATCGGCTCGCGCGGGGCGCTGGACGTCGAGGGGTTGGGGGAGGAGGCGGCCGCCGCCCTGACCCAGCCCGACGCCGGGCGCGAGGACGCGCTGGCGGCCGTGGCCTCCGGCCGCGTCCTGCGGACCGAGCGCGGCGACCTGCGCCTGGACGACTCCCAGCGTCGGGCCCTGCACGCCGCCGAGCTCCTCGACGCTGCCCGGGCCCTGGCCGCCGGGGCCGGGCTGGCCGAGCAGGCACCGGTCCTCACCGGCGAGGCGGGTCTGTTCGAGCTGGGCGTGGAGGACCTGCGCGAGGTGATGGTTTACCGGCCGGTGGCCTCGCGCGGCCGGCCCACCGGGGACTGGCGCCTGGCCCGCTTCTTCTGGTCCAAGCAGAGTTACGGGAGGGACGGGGAGGTCAAGCGGGCGGCGGCGCCGGGCAAGAACGCCACCGCCATGCTCGCCCAGCTGGACGCCGCCAAGGGGCGGCCGCTGTGGCGGGTGCTGGTGGCCCTGTCGGTGCGGCACGTCGGCCCGACGGCGGCGCGCGCGCTGGCGACGCGCTTCGGCTCCCTGGAGGCCCTGCGCGGGGCGAGCGAGGAGGAGCTGTCCGGCGTCGACGGCGTCGGCCCCACGATCGCCGCGGCGTGGCGGGAGTGGCTCGAGGTCGACTGGCACCGCGAGATCCTCGACCGCTGGGCCGCCTGCGGCGTGCGCACGGCCGACGAGGCCGACGGCGAGCGGGTCGAGCGGACCCTGGAGGGCCTGACGGTGGTGGTGACGGGGACGCTGGAGCGCTTCACCCGCGACAGGGCCAAGGAGGCGATCGTCTCCCGGGGTGGGCGGGCCGCCGGGAGCGTGTCGAAGAGGACCAGCTTCGTCGTCGTCGGCGAGAACGCGGGCTCGAAGGAGACCAGGGCCCGCGAGCTGGGCCTGCCCATCCTCGACGAGGAGGGCTTCGAGCGCCTGCTGGCGGGCGGGCCCGACGCCGTCGCACCCGCCGAGGCCGAAGACGCCGAGCAGCCTGCTCCCGCCGCCCAGAAGGCGTAG
- a CDS encoding SOS response-associated peptidase, producing MCGRYGSWSASEALADHLGARSIPADEEPGPSWNLAPGADVRVVVERARPAAGGSPPGRALRCARWGLLPPWAADPRAARRAFNARGETAAVKPTFRAAMRDFRVLVPADCWYEWRRDADRPDRPAHRPYALAAADGAPLLLAGLCSWWRPPAPSEEAREPAPSDAPGARGPVREPAPGLRPGPALHDGWLLTCAILTRPAGQDLAWLHDREPVVLRREDAGAWLDPSVRDGAGAAALLRRRRPPLRWWEVGPAVGHVRAQGPGLIAPVDPGAIVSQA from the coding sequence ATGTGCGGACGATACGGCTCATGGAGCGCGAGCGAGGCGCTCGCCGACCACCTCGGCGCCCGGTCCATACCCGCCGACGAGGAGCCCGGGCCCTCCTGGAACCTGGCGCCGGGGGCGGACGTGCGCGTCGTCGTCGAGCGGGCCCGGCCCGCCGCCGGGGGGAGCCCGCCCGGCCGGGCCCTGCGCTGCGCCCGGTGGGGCCTGCTGCCGCCCTGGGCCGCCGACCCGCGGGCCGCCCGGCGCGCCTTCAACGCCCGCGGCGAGACGGCCGCCGTCAAACCGACCTTCCGGGCGGCGATGCGGGACTTCCGCGTCCTTGTCCCCGCCGACTGCTGGTACGAGTGGCGCCGCGACGCCGATCGGCCCGATCGACCCGCGCACCGCCCCTACGCCCTGGCCGCGGCCGACGGCGCCCCGCTCCTCCTGGCCGGACTGTGCTCCTGGTGGCGCCCGCCCGCGCCCTCGGAAGAGGCCCGGGAACCGGCCCCGTCCGACGCCCCCGGGGCCCGGGGCCCGGTCCGGGAGCCGGCCCCCGGGCTCCGGCCCGGCCCCGCCCTCCACGACGGCTGGCTGCTGACCTGTGCGATCCTGACCCGCCCGGCCGGCCAGGACCTCGCCTGGCTGCACGATCGCGAGCCCGTCGTGCTGCGCCGCGAGGACGCCGGCGCCTGGCTCGACCCGTCGGTGCGCGACGGGGCGGGCGCCGCCGCCCTCCTGCGCCGCCGGCGCCCGCCCCTGCGCTGGTGGGAGGTCGGCCCCGCCGTCGGCCATGTCCGGGCCCAGGGCCCCGGCCTCATCGCCCCCGTCGACCCCGGTGCGATCGTGTCGCAGGCATGA